One window of the Nicotiana tabacum cultivar K326 chromosome 4, ASM71507v2, whole genome shotgun sequence genome contains the following:
- the LOC107768356 gene encoding guanylate kinase 2: protein MGEAPADSFLGDFLNGVDLKSKGQETAICVGSKIYVIGGADIESTSLVEVRIFDKSSGEWINPIVLGTKPKLSNGHSAVLLNGDRILVIKGNSNSDDCFWFLEVGTPFIGEQERTYGNEVVAWSKGVLGNVEKPIVISGPSGVGKGTLISKLMIEFPSMFGFSVSHTTRAPREKEQNGIHYHFSDRSVMESDIKDGKFLEFASVHGNLYGTSVEAVEVVADAGKRCILDIDVQGARSVRASSLDAIFIFISPPSFEELEKRLRARATETEEQIQKRLRNARAELEQGKSAGLFDHILVNDDLESCYENLKKILGLTEGVKTARKTYPELVDLPMEHSVSKIDQKILINCGAAEYHKASNNMYALDLSLLKGGAPGRTRGLNLYVVNPSTDRVNGDNQLS from the exons ATG GGAGAAGCTCCAGCTGATAGTTTCCTGGGAGATTTTCTAAATGGGGTTGATTTGAAATCAAAGGGACAAGAAACAGCTATTTGTGTCGGCTCTAAAATC TATGTGATTGGTGGGGCTGATATTGAATCGACATCGCTCGTTGAGGTTCGAATCTTCGACAAATCTAGTGGGGAATG GATAAACCCTATTGTGCTGGGTACTAAACCCAAGCTGTCAAACGGCCACTCGGCTGTGCTTTTAAATGGTGATCGTATATTGGTCATTAAGGGCAATTCCAATTCTGATGACTGCTTTTGGTTTCTTGAG GTGGGCACCCCATTTATTGGAGAACAGGAAAGGACATATGGGAATGAAGTGGTTGCGTGGAGTAAAGGAGTTTTAGGCAATGTTGAGAAGCCTATTGTCATTAGTGGCCCTTCTGGAGTGGGGAAGGGTACCTTGATATCTAAACTAATGATTGAGTTTCCATCTATGTTTGGGTTTTCTGTGAGCCACACAACCCGGGCACCAAGAGAAAAAGAGCAGAATGGGATTCATTACCATTTCAGTGACCGCAGTGTAATGGAGAGCGACATTAAGGATGGGAAGTTCCTGGAGTTTGCTTCTGTTCATGGTAATCTTTATGGAACTAGTGTCGAAGCAGTAGAGGTGGTTGCTGATGCTGGCAAG AGATGCATCCTTGATATTGATGTTCAAGGTGCAAGGTCTGTGAGGGCTAGCTCTCTTGAtgctattttcatttttatctCTCCGCCATCATTTGAAGAGCTTGAGAAGCGCCTTCGTGCAAG GGCAACTGAGACTGAAGAGCAAATCCAAAAGCGTCTCCGAAATGCTAGGGCGGAACTCGAACAAGGAAAATCAGCAGGACTTTTTGATCATATTTTGGTAAACGATGACCTTGAAAGTTGTTATGAGAATCTTAAG AAAATCTTGGGTCTTACTGAAGGTGTGAAGACTGCTCGTAAAACAT ATCCAGAATTAGTCGACTTGCCTATGGAACATTCAGTATCAAAGATTGATCAGAAGATTTTAATTAACTGTGGTGCTGCAGAATATCATAAGGCATCAAATAACAT GTATGCACTGGACTTGTCTTTGCTCAAAGGAGGGGCCCCAGGTCGGACAAGAGGACTAAACCTTTATGTTGTCAATCCTTCAACTGATCGTGTAAATGGCGATAATCAGCTGAGCTAA